A stretch of Planococcus citri chromosome 5, ihPlaCitr1.1, whole genome shotgun sequence DNA encodes these proteins:
- the LOC135847662 gene encoding uncharacterized protein LOC135847662 isoform X2: protein MEDKEKQPCLENTDSAETSKRTRIMKRSAPFPASDEDDFSSSDDSDDEWNVSRKQKVKRNKKTVFKQTLKSKLLEKTKKLRQLSKSTSALAEAAAVVEECIPTEEKVSSIPSTVDGEKNRIASPVKTKLEQTSNENDVTSSRDTKPSLDRLAEKIKCESSASNIEIKNDDDVSRHSVKNKDQHDRKPIVIEYSTNHFQVSGMNTSPANFSQPFPSQMDPSIISSQVVSAKSTVSEKHGDSNKGTSQSTDFNYQCERNFGSSQFPSNITARISPSNVPNMTATNRRKVSIPKTRGAPSKQKPAADSHKLSSSSITRLNNVKIVKNHKIDHAPVTRPRKMCPENQNPRLSSVGRIVKNTRNIDASIISEKTMLSKGGCSLMKTSATRVLNKFGDISPSGTVIHTGTGSVTITPRKIVPEKPPKQRKLFKNEIEDLQVEKLREQHQGALPIKLKIPVPSDVADKIEPSFLIED, encoded by the exons ATGGAAGATAAAGAAAAACAACCCTGTCTCGAAAATACCGATTCCG CGGAAACATCAAAACGAACCAGAATAATGAAAAGATCTGCACCGTTTCCCGCATCCGACGAAGATGATTTCTCCAGCAGCGACGATTCAGATGATGAATGGAATGTTTCTCGTAAACAGAAAGTCAAACGAAACAAGAAAACTGTATTCAAACAAACGCTCAAGTCGAAATTATtggagaaaacgaaaaaattgcggCAACTCAGTAAGTCAACTAGTGCGTTGGCTGAAGCTGCAGCTGTAGTCGAAGAATGTATACCAACTGAGGAGAAGGTTTCATCGATTCCATCGACTGTTGATGGAGAAAAGAACCGCATCGCGTCGCCGGTAAAAACGAAATTGGAGCAGACGTCGAATGAAAATGATGTTACTTCGTCAAGAGATACAAAGCCTTCGCTCGATAGATTAGCCGAGAAAATTAAATGCGAGTCGTCCGcttcaaatattgaaataaaaaatgacgacGATGTTTCGAGACATTCGGTGAAAAACAAAGACCAACACGATCGTAAACCGATTGTTATAGAATATTCCACTAATCATTTTCAAGTCTCCGGAATGAATACCTCTCCTGCCAACTTTTCGCAGCCATTTCCATCTCAAATGGACCCTTCAATTATTTCTAGTCAAGTAGTTTCGGCGAAAAGTACGGTTTCAGAGAAACATGGCGACTCGAATAAAGGAACCAGTCAATCAACCGATTTCAATTACCAATGCGAAAGAAATTTTGGAAGTTCGCAATTTCCTTCGAATATAACTGCTCGTATTTCTCCGAGTAATGTTCCCAACATGACCGCCACCAATCGACGTAAAGTTTCGATACCAAAAACGAGAGGCGCTCCGTCTAAGCAAAAGCCTGCTGCCGATTCTCATAAACTTTCGTCTTCGTCCATTACACGATTAAATAATGTAAAGAtcgtgaaaaatcacaaaattgatCATGCGCCTGTTACTAGACCTCGCAAAATGTgtcctgaaaatcaaaatccgcGACTTTCCAGCGTCGGTAGAATagttaaaaatactcgtaatatcgATGCATCCATTATTAGTGAAAAGACGATGCTTTCGAAAGGAGGTTGCTCTTTGATGAAAACTAGCGCAACTCgtgttttgaataaattcggaGATATTTCACCGAGTGGGACCGTAATACATACCGGAACTGGAAGCGTAACTATTACTCCTCGTAAAATTGTGCCCGAAAAGCCGCCCAAGCAGAGAAAgctatttaaaaatgaaatcgaag ATTTACAGGTAGAAAAACTTCGAGAGCAACATCAAGGAGCTTTGCctataaaactgaaaataccAGTGCCGAGTGATGTCGCTGATAAAATTGAGCCAAGCTTCTTAATTGAAGACTAA
- the LOC135847662 gene encoding uncharacterized protein LOC135847662 isoform X1, protein MEDKEKQPCLENTDSAETSKRTRIMKRSAPFPASDEDDFSSSDDSDDEWNVSRKQKVKRNKKTVFKQTLKSKLLEKTKKLRQLSKSTSALAEAAAVVEECIPTEEKVSSIPSTVDGEKNRIASPVKTKLEQTSNENDVTSSRDTKPSLDRLAEKIKCESSASNIEIKNDDDVSRHSVKNKDQHDRKPIVIEYSTNHFQVSGMNTSPANFSQPFPSQMDPSIISSQVVSAKSTVSEKHGDSNKGTSQSTDFNYQCERNFGSSQFPSNITARISPSNVPNMTATNRRKVSIPKTRGAPSKQKPAADSHKLSSSSITRLNNVKIVKNHKIDHAPVTRPRKMCPENQNPRLSSVGRIVKNTRNIDASIISEKTMLSKGGCSLMKTSATRVLNKFGDISPSGTVIHTGTGSVTITPRKIVPEKPPKQRKLFKNEIEGTISGRSIGGLLRYVVNLANGTFIPLSDLQVEKLREQHQGALPIKLKIPVPSDVADKIEPSFLIED, encoded by the exons ATGGAAGATAAAGAAAAACAACCCTGTCTCGAAAATACCGATTCCG CGGAAACATCAAAACGAACCAGAATAATGAAAAGATCTGCACCGTTTCCCGCATCCGACGAAGATGATTTCTCCAGCAGCGACGATTCAGATGATGAATGGAATGTTTCTCGTAAACAGAAAGTCAAACGAAACAAGAAAACTGTATTCAAACAAACGCTCAAGTCGAAATTATtggagaaaacgaaaaaattgcggCAACTCAGTAAGTCAACTAGTGCGTTGGCTGAAGCTGCAGCTGTAGTCGAAGAATGTATACCAACTGAGGAGAAGGTTTCATCGATTCCATCGACTGTTGATGGAGAAAAGAACCGCATCGCGTCGCCGGTAAAAACGAAATTGGAGCAGACGTCGAATGAAAATGATGTTACTTCGTCAAGAGATACAAAGCCTTCGCTCGATAGATTAGCCGAGAAAATTAAATGCGAGTCGTCCGcttcaaatattgaaataaaaaatgacgacGATGTTTCGAGACATTCGGTGAAAAACAAAGACCAACACGATCGTAAACCGATTGTTATAGAATATTCCACTAATCATTTTCAAGTCTCCGGAATGAATACCTCTCCTGCCAACTTTTCGCAGCCATTTCCATCTCAAATGGACCCTTCAATTATTTCTAGTCAAGTAGTTTCGGCGAAAAGTACGGTTTCAGAGAAACATGGCGACTCGAATAAAGGAACCAGTCAATCAACCGATTTCAATTACCAATGCGAAAGAAATTTTGGAAGTTCGCAATTTCCTTCGAATATAACTGCTCGTATTTCTCCGAGTAATGTTCCCAACATGACCGCCACCAATCGACGTAAAGTTTCGATACCAAAAACGAGAGGCGCTCCGTCTAAGCAAAAGCCTGCTGCCGATTCTCATAAACTTTCGTCTTCGTCCATTACACGATTAAATAATGTAAAGAtcgtgaaaaatcacaaaattgatCATGCGCCTGTTACTAGACCTCGCAAAATGTgtcctgaaaatcaaaatccgcGACTTTCCAGCGTCGGTAGAATagttaaaaatactcgtaatatcgATGCATCCATTATTAGTGAAAAGACGATGCTTTCGAAAGGAGGTTGCTCTTTGATGAAAACTAGCGCAACTCgtgttttgaataaattcggaGATATTTCACCGAGTGGGACCGTAATACATACCGGAACTGGAAGCGTAACTATTACTCCTCGTAAAATTGTGCCCGAAAAGCCGCCCAAGCAGAGAAAgctatttaaaaatgaaatcgaaggTACTATTTCAGGCCGCAGTATAGGAGGATTATTACGATATGTCGTGAATTTGGCGAATGGTACTTTCATACCGCTATCAGATTTACAGGTAGAAAAACTTCGAGAGCAACATCAAGGAGCTTTGCctataaaactgaaaataccAGTGCCGAGTGATGTCGCTGATAAAATTGAGCCAAGCTTCTTAATTGAAGACTAA